The following DNA comes from Paenibacillus crassostreae.
AGCTACTATAGCTTGACTGTTTTTTTGTTCCAGTAATTAGATGTACTCTGTGCAAGTAATAGCAACCCAAAGTGAGTATGGATTTAAATGGACTTTTTACACTTGCTGGTGTTAGTAAATCAAAATAATTTCAAAAAATACAAAATAAAGCGATTACAAAACTGGATTCTTTTTAACAAGGCAAGTATGATAGTAGAGTCGTACAAAAGATTTAACAAATAACCTGAAAGGATAAGGTGATCTGAAGTGAATAGTAGCATATCAGGCACAATTTCTAACGTTGTAAGTGTAGATGGGCTCGTGTCCATTGTCATTTCGCTTATTTGTATATGGTTATCGTGGTGGGCATTACAGAATTTAAAGTTAGACTTATTGATTCGTAACCCACAGGGAGCGCAAGGTAAGTTACTTCAGGTACTTTTGTCCATAGTACTCGGTCGATTTGTTGCAGGTTTTATTCTTGATTATCTAAATTGGAGCCAAATGCTAAAGTATATGTTCTGATGAATTATTACATATCATTATGTCAACAATGTGGGATAAGCCAGATTTTTTCCTTGAACCATTTATGGATAAGTAACATAATGATAACTAGAATAATATTTTATTTTAAATATGAATTAACAATCAGAAACGGCTATGCCGAAATATAAGAAATAGAGTATCAAGAATCAATTTCATAATTACGCAACCCGATTTAGCTGCATCGGCGATTATGAAATTGATTCAAGTGAAACTTATACCTTCTTATATTAAAAAAAAACGCTTGTACAGGTGAAATAATCAATGCTATGATGAAAGCTGGAAAATTAAGAGTGTTTTGAATAAGAGTTAACTTACAAAAGGAAAATTACGGACGCGGAGGGAATCATGATGAGCAAATTTATCGTCCGCGGTGGCAATAGATTGATCGGAAATGTTAAAGTTAGCGGAGCTAAAAATTCAGTTCTTCCGATCATCGCTGCCTCTATACTGGGGGAAACAGGGGTAAGTACGATCTACGATGCCCCTCCCCTTGACGATGTGATTACAATCAGTAAAGTTTTGGAATCACTAGGTGTGAAGGTGAGTTATGACAACGAAACCTTACATGTAAATGCAGAAGAAATAACGACTTGTGAAGCGCCTTATGAGTATGTACGCAAGATGCGTGCTTCTTTTCTTGTGATGGGGCCTTTATTGTCGCGTATGGGCTACACTCGAATTTCTTTGCCTGGTGGCTGTGCCATCGGTACAAGACCAATTGATCAGCATTTGAAAGGATTCGAAGCTTTAGGTGCGGAGATTAGTCTTGGTCAAGGTTTCATTGAAGCTAAAAGTAATGGTAAACTACGTGGAGCCAAGATCTATCTGGATGTTGCAAGCGTAGGAGCCACTGAGAATATTATGATGGCAGCTACTTTGGCAGAGGGTATAACAACAATTGAGAATGCAGCAAAGGAACCTGAAATTGTCGATTTAGCGAATTATTTGAATAGTATGGGTGCCAAAGTTCGCGGTGCCGGTACGGGGATTATTCGTATTGAAGGTGTAGAGAAGTTGCATGGTGTTGAACATACGGTTATTCCTGACCGCGTTGAAGCAGGTACATATATGGTGGCTGCTGCGATTACAGGTGGGGATGTATACGTAGAAGGAGCAATTGCGGATCATCTAGGTCCTGTCATTTCCAAGATGGAAGAGATGGGTGTGAAAATTGAACCAGACGAGAATGGCATTCGTGTTACTGCGAAACATCCACTACGTTCGGTAGATATCAAGACGCTCCCTTATCCAGGATTCCCTACTGATATGCAGTCACAGATGATGGCTTTGTTACTTGTATCTGAAGGTACAAGTGTCGTTACCGAAACTGTGTTTGAGAATCGATTCATGCATGTTGATGAATTCCAGCTTATGAACGCTTTGATTAAAGTTGAAGGGCGTTCTGCAATTGTTACAGGTCGAACCAAACTGAGTGGTGCTAAAGTATGTGCTACGGATCTTCGTGCAGGAGCTGCATTGATCTTACTTGGCCTTGTAGCTGATGGCACTACAGAAGTTAGTGGTGTACACCATATTGAGCGAGGATATGTTCATATCGCTGAGAAGTTATCCGCACTTGGTGCCGATATTTGGCGAATTGACGTAGATGAGCCTGTATTGGAGTCTGTGAAGGAGCAACCTGTTCAACAGAAAGTTAAAGATGAAGTGAAACGATTCTCGACTCAACCTACTTGGGTTTAAGGTATCAGAATCACTTAAGTAGATTAAGAACTTCATAATAAT
Coding sequences within:
- a CDS encoding DUF1146 family protein; its protein translation is MNSSISGTISNVVSVDGLVSIVISLICIWLSWWALQNLKLDLLIRNPQGAQGKLLQVLLSIVLGRFVAGFILDYLNWSQMLKYMF
- the murA gene encoding UDP-N-acetylglucosamine 1-carboxyvinyltransferase, whose product is MSKFIVRGGNRLIGNVKVSGAKNSVLPIIAASILGETGVSTIYDAPPLDDVITISKVLESLGVKVSYDNETLHVNAEEITTCEAPYEYVRKMRASFLVMGPLLSRMGYTRISLPGGCAIGTRPIDQHLKGFEALGAEISLGQGFIEAKSNGKLRGAKIYLDVASVGATENIMMAATLAEGITTIENAAKEPEIVDLANYLNSMGAKVRGAGTGIIRIEGVEKLHGVEHTVIPDRVEAGTYMVAAAITGGDVYVEGAIADHLGPVISKMEEMGVKIEPDENGIRVTAKHPLRSVDIKTLPYPGFPTDMQSQMMALLLVSEGTSVVTETVFENRFMHVDEFQLMNALIKVEGRSAIVTGRTKLSGAKVCATDLRAGAALILLGLVADGTTEVSGVHHIERGYVHIAEKLSALGADIWRIDVDEPVLESVKEQPVQQKVKDEVKRFSTQPTWV